Proteins from a single region of Macaca fascicularis isolate 582-1 chromosome 5, T2T-MFA8v1.1:
- the SCOC gene encoding short coiled-coil protein isoform X2 → MMNADMDAVDAENQVELEEKTRLINQVLELQHTLEDLSARVDAVKEENLKLKSENQVLGQYIENLMSASSVFQTTDTKSKRK, encoded by the exons ATGATGAATGCTGACATGGATG CAGTTGATGCTGAAAATCAGGTGGAACTGGAGGAAAAAACAAGACTTATTAATCAAGTGTTGGAACTCCAACACACACTTGAAG atctCTCCGCAAGAGTAGATGCAGTTAAGGAAGAAAATCTGAAGCTAAAATCAGAAAACCAAGTTCTTGGACAATATATAGAAAACCTCATGTCAGCTTCTAGTGTTTTTCAAACAACTgacacaaaaagcaaaagaaagtaa